The DNA segment GCCGACTGTTGCCGGTGAGGTTTATTTTGATGACAGCTATGAGGGTAACCCGCTGGTAAATTGTATGGCAGTTGGAATCGTGAAGCACGATCAGTATGCAAGCGCAATTGCGAAAGGAGCCGGCGCCCAGGTGATCATCGTAGGCTCTTCCACGGGACGGGATGGCATTCATGGGGCCACTTTCGCCTCCGAGGAAATCAGCGAGGAATCAGAACAGCGCAGGTCGCAAGTTCAAGTGGGCGATCCATTTACTGAAAAGCTGCTTCTTGAAGCGACCCTCGAAATGATAAATGAAGATCTCATTGTCGGTGTTCAGGACATGGGTGCCGCCGGTATTACTTGCTCAACAAGTGAAATGTCCGCGAAAGGGGAAAGCGGCATGGAAATCGATTTGGATCAAGTGCCCCTGCGTGAAAAAGGCATGACCCCTTATGAAATCCTGCTTTCCGAGTCTCAGGAGCGTATGCTGGTTGTGGCTAAAAACGGTAAAGAACAGGCGATACATGACATTTGTCAGAAATGGGATCTCAATTCCGCTGTCATTGGTCAGGTCAGTGATGCGCCCAACCTGAAAGTTACTCGTAATGGTAAAACAGTTGCAGAAATTCCGGCAGAGACTTTAGTGCTGGGCGGAGGCGCGCCCGTTTATGAAAGAGAAGCCCGAAAACCGGACTACATAGATGAGCTTCATGCTTTTGATTTAAATTCCCTTCCTCAGCCCAATGACTTGACCGCGGTTTTAAAGGACCTTCTGGCTTCTCCGAATATTGCCAGCAAAGAATGGGTCATTCAGCAGTATGATCACATGGTGCGTTCAAATACGGTTGTCCTGCCCGGCTCCGATGCCGCCGTTGTAAGAATCAAAGGTACCAACAAAGCCTTAGCCATGAAAACCGACTGCAATGGCAGGTATGTTTATTTGAATCCCGGAATGGGCGGAAGAATCGCCGTGGCTGAATCTGCCCGAAATGTGGTTTGCTCCGGCGCAAAGCCGATAGCAATTACTAACTGCCTGAACTTCGGCAATCCATACAAGCCCGATATTTACTGGCAATTCAAGGAAGCGATTGCCGGCATAGGCGAAGCCTGTCGGGCCCTTGAAACGCCGGTTACTGGCGGTAATGTTAGTTTTTACAATGAAAATCCCGAAGGCGCAGTTTACCCAACCCCGGTCATTGGCATGCTCGGCCTCATTGAAGACCTCGAGCATGTAACCACAGCCTGGTTTAAAAATGAAGGCGATGTGATTGTGCTCCTGGGCGAAAACAGGGGGGAAGTCGGGGGCAGCGAATACTTAAAAGTGCAGTTTAAGCAAATCGCCGGCGACTGTCCACAATTGGATCTCGATTTCGAAAAGCGACTCCAAAAGACCTGTTTGGAAGCCATCAAAAATAACCTGGTTGAATCGGCTCACGATGTGTCTGAAGGCGGACTCGCTGCTGCATTAGCCGAATGCTGTTTTTTAAATCCAAAAACTAATTTTGGCGCAACCGTAAATGTTGAAATTAAGCATCGACCTGACTTTGGATTGTTTGGAGAAGATCAATCGCGGATTGTGCT comes from the candidate division KSB1 bacterium genome and includes:
- the purL gene encoding phosphoribosylformylglycinamidine synthase subunit PurL; the encoded protein is MPEPEVNLELAQDHGLSEEEYKRILEILGRTPTFTELGIFSVMWSEHCSYKNSIALLKTFPKESEHLLVQPGEENAGLVDIGGGLAVAFKIESHNHPSAVEPYQGAATGVGGIMRDIFAMGARPIAALNSLRFGSLDDARVRYLFNGVVKGIGDYGNCFGVPTVAGEVYFDDSYEGNPLVNCMAVGIVKHDQYASAIAKGAGAQVIIVGSSTGRDGIHGATFASEEISEESEQRRSQVQVGDPFTEKLLLEATLEMINEDLIVGVQDMGAAGITCSTSEMSAKGESGMEIDLDQVPLREKGMTPYEILLSESQERMLVVAKNGKEQAIHDICQKWDLNSAVIGQVSDAPNLKVTRNGKTVAEIPAETLVLGGGAPVYEREARKPDYIDELHAFDLNSLPQPNDLTAVLKDLLASPNIASKEWVIQQYDHMVRSNTVVLPGSDAAVVRIKGTNKALAMKTDCNGRYVYLNPGMGGRIAVAESARNVVCSGAKPIAITNCLNFGNPYKPDIYWQFKEAIAGIGEACRALETPVTGGNVSFYNENPEGAVYPTPVIGMLGLIEDLEHVTTAWFKNEGDVIVLLGENRGEVGGSEYLKVQFKQIAGDCPQLDLDFEKRLQKTCLEAIKNNLVESAHDVSEGGLAAALAECCFLNPKTNFGATVNVEIKHRPDFGLFGEDQSRIVLSLKENSITPLYEIFKRCQIPMKVIGRVGGSSLVINDLIHTPISKLESIYRNSIRNKIEN